One segment of Anastrepha obliqua isolate idAnaObli1 chromosome 3, idAnaObli1_1.0, whole genome shotgun sequence DNA contains the following:
- the LOC129242143 gene encoding uncharacterized protein LOC129242143, whose translation MKSFVIFAAALVCVQAVQLPVIVSRSSESSEEEYSVLLPAKGQRPVSLPGVGVVNQPVLEAVKVKVPTYASPETKQQLITQALAARGHSAAQPLVAETTNVDQEQVLLVRERRAVPVVTTAANKMVSEATTAAGEVSTSKVTEMPRVGSVTKAPVVAAVPVGVYTFEWNHKHFSTKHTEEKNMRVLVIFTAALLCVQAVRVPYIISESSEEDYHILLPPNKKGHVNLPGVGIVNHPVIQAVKVKVPRYADPLLKQQIIEEFLAAQGLDPKGFAGQNLDAKEIKAKNVAADNLNARNFNLENLYNLGLDLQYANAPRNVATQPTEQKSTKTANEPFLLYALAPVRNRRQIEVGSSTTSPLDTTTVPDVIETSTITELPAMEGVTEMLDAVSPVSSTESPITTTLPPPAPVPLFGFGSLLPAEVSRVAFVPRIPMATPPSISTTEGPDNVPQPTIVVHNRFARAVPSNIQDHTQLTKATPVPPVPQMDLRGPKMSDLARSRKLRAAADVTVDTTPAPMDGAVVANQKNTTEPNCDIECTKFDLNPVCAFNGECYHEFANQCVMDTFLCKRPDLGFKATPGERCTMHWLKRCNAEQLKME comes from the exons ATGAAGTCGTTTGTGATTTTCGCCGCTG CACTCGTATGTGTACAAGCCGTTCAACTGCCAGTGATAGTCTCCCGTTCTTCCGAATCCAGCGAGGAGGAATATAGCGTACTCTTGCCAGCTAAAGGTCAACGCCCTGTCAGCCTACCGGGTGTTGGCGTTGTTAATCAGCCTGTTTTAGAAGCAGTTAAGGTGAAGGTGCCAACCTATGCAAgtccagaaactaagcaacaactCATCACACAAGCCTTAGCTGCGCGGGGCCATAGTGCAGCACAACCCTTAGTAGCGGAGACAACCAACGTGGATCAGGAGCAAGTCTTGCTGGTGCGTGAACGACGTGCAGTGCCTGTTGTTACAACCGCAGCCAATAAAATGGTCTCAGAAGCCACAACTGCAGCTGGCGAGGTCTCAACTAGTAAAGTGACTGAGATGCCACGAGTTGGAAGCGTCACAAAAGCACCCGTCGTGGCCGCAGTTCCTGTTGGTGTTTA TACATTTGAATGGAATCACAAACACTTCAGTACGAAACATACTGAGGAAAAGAACATGAGGGTGCTAGTGATATTTACCGCAG CGCTGCTATGCGTCCAAGCAGTTAGAGTGCCGTATATCATATCAGAATCCAGCGAGGAGGACTACCACATACTCTTGCCGCCTAATAAGAAAGGACACGTGAATTTGCCAGGTGTGGGCATAGTGAATCATCCCGTTATACAGGCGGTTAAAGTGAAAGTGCCACGCTATGCAGATCCTTTACTTAAACAACAAATTATCGAAGAGTTTCTAGCCGCACAAGGATTGGATCCGAAAGGTTTTGCCGGTCAAAACTTAGACGCTAAAGAAATTAAGGCGAAAAATGTGGCTGCAGATAATTTGAATGCACGTAACTTCAATTTAGAAAACTTATACAATCTAGGTTTGGACCTGCAGTACGCAAATGCGCCGCGAAATGTAGCCACACAACCTACCGAGCAAAAGTCTACTAAAACCGCTAACGAGCCATTTTTGCTATATGCGCTCGCGCCGGTGCGCAATCGACGTCAAATTGAGGTAGGGAGCAGCACTACATCACCCTTAGATACCACAACAGTACCTGATGTAATCGAAACAAGTACAATTACTGAGTTACCAGCGATGGAGGGCGTTACAGAAATGTTGGATGCCGTATCGCCGGTAAGCAGCACTGAATCACCGATAACAACAACTTTACCACCACCAGCACCAGTACCACTTTTTGGTTTCGGTTCTTTATTGCCAGCTGAAGTCTCACGCGTAGCTTTCGTGCCAAGAATTCCTATGGCCACGCCACCATCAATCAGCACTACTGAGGGACCAGACAATGTACCGCAACCAACAATAGTCGTCCACAATCGCTTTGCACGCGCGGTGCCCTCCAATATCCAAGATCATACGCAGTTAACCAAAGCAACACCTGTGCCACCGGTGCCTCAAATGGATTTGCGTGGTCCGAAAATGTCCGATTTGGCACGTTCGCGTAAATTGCGTGCTGCTGCTGACGTGACTGTTGACACAACACCAGCACCCATGGATGGCGCAGTGGTTGCGAATCAGAAGAACACAACTGAGCCGAATTGCGATATTGAGTGCACCAAATTTGACTTGAATCCCGTTTGTGCTTTTAATGGCGAGTGCTACCACGAATTCGCCAATCAATGCGTTATGGATACATTCCTGTGCAAACGTCCAGATTTGGGTTTCAAGGCAACGCCGGGAGAACGCTGCACAATGCATTGGCTCAAGCGTTGTAATGCGGAGCAGCTGAAAATGGAATAG